Below is a window of Caballeronia insecticola DNA.
CGGGCGGCAAGCACGGTCTCGCGCAGTCGCTGTTTCAGGTGGGCGGCAACGCGGGCTCGTCGCTCGGGCCGCTGCTCGCCGCGCTCGTCGTCATTCCGCACGGCCAGAAGAGCATTGCGTGGTTTTCGGCGGCGGCGCTCGTCGCCATGTTCGTGCTCGCGAACATCGGCCGCTGGTACAAGCGTCATCCGGCGACCAAGAAAGGCCGCGCGCAGGTCGCCCACGCGACGCTCCCGCGCAACAAGGTCATCATGGCGATGAGCGTGCTCGTGCTGCTCGTGTTCTCGAAGTATTTCTACCTCGCGAGCATCACCAGCTATTTCACGTTCTATCTGATCAGCAAGTTCGGGCTGTCGGTGCAGGCCGCGCAGATCCACCTGTTCGTGTTCCTCGCGGCGGTGGCGGCGGGCACGATCATCGGCGGTCCGGTCGGCGACAAGGTCGGGCGCAAGGCGGTGATCTGGGTGTCGATTCTCGGCGTCGCACCGTTCACGCTGCTCATGCCTTACGTGAATCTGTTCTGGACGGGCGTGTTGTCGGTGATCATCGGGCTCGTGCTGGCGTCGGCGTTCTCGGCCATTCTGGTCTATGCGCAGGAACTGATTCCGGGCAAGGTCGGCATGGTCGCAGGCCTGTTCTTCGGCTTCGCGTTCGGCATGGGCGGCGTCGGCGCGGCGGTGCTCGGACAGCTCGCGGATGCCACCAGCATCGATTACGTGTACAAGGTCTGCGCGTTCCTGCCGCTGCTCGGCGTGCTGACGGTGATGTTGCCGAAGACGCATGAAGCGCCCGCGAAGGGCTGAGCGCAGTTCGGGTTCATCGATTCACCGATTCATCGCAAGCGGGCGCGCAGTTCATGACGGACTGCGCGCCCGCTGCGCTTGTGCAGCGCTCAGTTGCCCAGCGCTTCCCGCACCTGCATCAACGCACTCGGGTCCTCGATCGTCGGCAACTCGCCCGGATCGCGCCCTTCTGCCAGTGCCGCAATCGCGCGCCGCAGCAGCTTGCCTGAACGCGTCTTCGGCAGCATTGCGACGAAATGCACGCGCGCCGGCCGCGCGATCGCGCCGAGTTGCGAATCCACCGCGTGACACAGTTCGGCTTCCATGCCTTCGCGCGCGCCCGGCGCATTGATGCGGTCGGCATCGCGCAGCACGACGAACGCCACCGCAGCCTGCCCTTTCACCGCGTCCGCAATGCCGACGACCGCCACTTCCGCCACCGCCGGATGCGCCGACAGCGCCTCCTCGATCTCGCGCGTGCCCAGCCGATGCCCCGCCACGTTGATGACGTCGTCCGTGCGGCCGAGAATCGACACGTAGCCGTCTTCGTCCTGCACGCCCCAGTCGAAGGTCGAATAGACCTGCTGGTTCGGCACGCTCTCCCAGTAAGTGCCGACGAAGCGCTTGTCGTCGCGCCACACGGTCTGCATGCAGCCCGGCGGCAACGGATACGCCAGCGTCACCACGCCCTTTTCGCCCGGCGCGCATTCGTCGCCGGTGGCCTCGTTGCGCAGCTTGAGATTGAAGCCCATCGACGGCACGCCGGGCGAGCCGAGCTTCGACGGCAATTCCTCGATGCCGCGCGGAATCGCGATCATCGGCCAGCCGGTTTCCGTCTGCCAGTAGTTGTCGATGACGGGCTTGCGCAGCGCGCTCTGAATCCACTGCGCGGTCGGCTCGTCGAGCGGCTCGCCCGCCAGAAACAGCGTGCGCAGACTCGACAGATCGTATTTCTCCATCAGCGCCGGGTCCTGCTTCTTGAGCACGCGGATCGCGGTCGGCGCGGTGAACATCAGATTGATCTTGTAGTGCTCGACGAGCTTCCACCAGATGCCGCCGTCGGGCCGGATCGGTGTGCCTTCGTACATCACGGTCGTGAGCCCCGCGATCAGCGGCGCATAGATGATGTAGCTGTGCCCCACGACCCAGCCGATGTCGGATGCCGTGAACATCGTGTCGCCGGGCGCGCCCTGGAAGACGTGCTCCATCGACGCCGCGAGCGCGACCGCATAGCCGCCGACGTCGCGCTGCACGCCTTTCGGGCGGCCGGTGGTCCCGGACGTGTAGAGCACGTAGGAAGGTTCGTTCGATTCGAGCCATTCGCACGGCACGTGGGCATCGAAGAATTGTTCGCGCAGCGGCTCGTACGCAACCAGATAGCTCGCCTGCAGACGCTCAGGCGCCAGTTGCCGGTCGATCAGCAGCACCTGCGGCACCTTGAACTGCGCGCGCGACAACGCTTCATCGACGAGCGGCGTGTAGTCGATCACCTTGCCGCCGCGCGCGCCCGCATCCGCGGTGACGATGAGCGCCGGCTCGGCATCGTCGATGCGCGCCGCGAGATTGGGCGCCGCGAACCCGCCGAACACGACCGAATGCACCGCGCCGATGCGCGCGCACGCGAGCATCGCAAAGAGCGCCTCGGGGATCATCGGCAGATAGATGAGCACGCGGTCGCCCTTCTTCACGTGCAGCGAGCGCATGACGGCGGCCATGCGGTTCACTTCGGCGTGCAGTTCGGCGTAGGTATAACGGCGCTCGATGCCCGTTTCCGTCGACACATAGATGAGCGCGTCCTGCTGCGCGCGCGACGCCAGATGTCGATCGACGGCGTTATGGCACAGATTGGTTTTGCCGCCGACGAACCAGCGCGCAAACGGCGGCCGGCTCGCGTCGAGCACCTGATCGAACGGCGTCTGCCAGTGGATGCGGCGGGCCTGCTCGGCCCAGAACGCTTCGGGCTCCTCGATCGACCGGCGATACGCTTCTCGGTAAGTCGGCATGCGCGTCCTCTGTAAGCGAAGGGTGCGTGGTGCGTGCTCTGACTCTCGTTGCAACTCGGCACGAAAACAGAGCATAGAGCAGCCCGCACACCCCTGCTAGACAGGACCCGC
It encodes the following:
- a CDS encoding MFS transporter translates to MQTSIDKGALSPSGAAAGSSTATSAGTGAQRTVYSVLGAISFSHLLNDMIQSLILAIYPMFKSEFALSFGQIGLITLTYQVTASLLQPLVGLYTDKHPKPYSLPVGMGFTLSGLLLMSVAGNFGTLLIAAALVGCGSSVFHPESSRVARMASGGKHGLAQSLFQVGGNAGSSLGPLLAALVVIPHGQKSIAWFSAAALVAMFVLANIGRWYKRHPATKKGRAQVAHATLPRNKVIMAMSVLVLLVFSKYFYLASITSYFTFYLISKFGLSVQAAQIHLFVFLAAVAAGTIIGGPVGDKVGRKAVIWVSILGVAPFTLLMPYVNLFWTGVLSVIIGLVLASAFSAILVYAQELIPGKVGMVAGLFFGFAFGMGGVGAAVLGQLADATSIDYVYKVCAFLPLLGVLTVMLPKTHEAPAKG
- a CDS encoding propionate--CoA ligase; translated protein: MLCFRAELQRESEHAPRTLRLQRTRMPTYREAYRRSIEEPEAFWAEQARRIHWQTPFDQVLDASRPPFARWFVGGKTNLCHNAVDRHLASRAQQDALIYVSTETGIERRYTYAELHAEVNRMAAVMRSLHVKKGDRVLIYLPMIPEALFAMLACARIGAVHSVVFGGFAAPNLAARIDDAEPALIVTADAGARGGKVIDYTPLVDEALSRAQFKVPQVLLIDRQLAPERLQASYLVAYEPLREQFFDAHVPCEWLESNEPSYVLYTSGTTGRPKGVQRDVGGYAVALAASMEHVFQGAPGDTMFTASDIGWVVGHSYIIYAPLIAGLTTVMYEGTPIRPDGGIWWKLVEHYKINLMFTAPTAIRVLKKQDPALMEKYDLSSLRTLFLAGEPLDEPTAQWIQSALRKPVIDNYWQTETGWPMIAIPRGIEELPSKLGSPGVPSMGFNLKLRNEATGDECAPGEKGVVTLAYPLPPGCMQTVWRDDKRFVGTYWESVPNQQVYSTFDWGVQDEDGYVSILGRTDDVINVAGHRLGTREIEEALSAHPAVAEVAVVGIADAVKGQAAVAFVVLRDADRINAPGAREGMEAELCHAVDSQLGAIARPARVHFVAMLPKTRSGKLLRRAIAALAEGRDPGELPTIEDPSALMQVREALGN